A section of the Candidatus Zixiibacteriota bacterium genome encodes:
- a CDS encoding GNAT family N-acetyltransferase, with amino-acid sequence MRIIDFIRRAINPLVAGRFDIFFCLATRKLPPWLVIYNKALVLQTEKLILPDKRQESIKVKIATHDDINDIIRISSWSREDAGRLIDSGIKFFLASIDGNPPAAITGLAYGHCYIRGMGFEFDMAPEEVYGVGTMVLTEYRRKGLYLGLTHAVSDYLRENGIKYYNVLVEVTNDRNLALRNKMGFKEIFTVTFIKLAFLKINYVKGLKDKKKSFRFFVRIPQNNITIV; translated from the coding sequence ATGAGAATTATTGATTTTATACGCCGGGCGATAAATCCTCTGGTGGCGGGCCGGTTTGATATCTTTTTTTGCCTGGCCACTCGTAAATTACCACCCTGGCTGGTAATTTATAATAAAGCCCTGGTTCTTCAAACCGAGAAATTAATCTTGCCCGATAAACGGCAGGAATCTATCAAAGTAAAAATCGCAACCCATGATGATATAAATGATATCATCAGAATCAGCTCCTGGAGTCGCGAAGATGCCGGGCGCTTGATCGATTCCGGAATAAAATTCTTCCTGGCCTCGATTGATGGTAATCCCCCGGCGGCCATAACCGGATTGGCTTACGGCCACTGCTATATAAGAGGCATGGGGTTCGAATTCGATATGGCTCCCGAAGAAGTCTATGGAGTGGGGACCATGGTCCTGACCGAATATCGGCGGAAAGGGCTTTATCTCGGATTGACTCATGCTGTTTCCGATTATTTGCGGGAAAATGGGATTAAGTACTATAATGTCCTTGTCGAAGTGACTAATGACCGTAATCTGGCTCTTCGGAATAAAATGGGTTTTAAAGAAATATTCACGGTAACCTTTATAAAACTGGCCTTCCTGAAGATAAATTATGTGAAAGGTCTCAAAGATAAGAAGAAATCATTTCGATTTTTCGTTAGAATTCCCCAAAATAACATAACAATCGTATAA
- a CDS encoding glycosyltransferase produces the protein MRKIKVLYIIDNLIKGAGTENQLLGLITHLDKSEFFCTMVTLQPLNIEIRSLLGESGCDYLCLDVNKLLSLNGLKAMMRLRKYIRNNRIDIVQTFFIDANIIGVMTAFLAGHCRCVVSRRDLGYWYTPRLLFYLRRLNRLADYFLVNAEAVKKVVSKTERVKPEKIKVIYNGVFKLPGEVNPNINRRAFNIPAEASVVGIVANLRPVKRLDVFIRMAASLPNQNVYFMIIGKGDERDNLLNLAREMKLDSRLIITHSAENIYDYISLFDIGVLTSDSEGLSNTLIEYQLCGIPAVAFEVGGNGEIIVDGQTGFLIAEKDPLVMAERISLLLNDRPLRDEMGRAAAASAKTRFAGDKMIKDTCDFYKSIAGSN, from the coding sequence ATGCGAAAGATAAAAGTCCTGTATATTATCGATAACCTGATAAAGGGGGCCGGGACCGAGAACCAGCTACTTGGATTAATCACCCATCTTGATAAAAGCGAGTTTTTCTGTACAATGGTAACCCTTCAGCCTTTGAACATCGAAATCCGGTCATTGCTTGGAGAATCCGGATGTGATTATCTCTGCCTTGACGTAAATAAGCTATTGAGTTTGAATGGCCTTAAAGCCATGATGCGGCTTCGGAAATATATCAGAAACAACAGGATTGATATTGTCCAGACTTTTTTCATTGATGCCAATATTATCGGGGTTATGACCGCATTTCTGGCCGGTCATTGCCGATGTGTGGTCAGCCGCCGGGATCTGGGTTACTGGTACACGCCGCGGCTTCTTTTTTATCTGCGCCGTTTGAATCGTCTGGCCGATTATTTTCTGGTCAATGCCGAAGCGGTCAAGAAAGTGGTATCGAAAACCGAAAGGGTTAAACCGGAAAAGATCAAGGTGATCTATAACGGTGTCTTCAAACTGCCCGGTGAGGTTAATCCGAATATAAATAGGAGGGCTTTCAATATTCCGGCCGAGGCTTCGGTGGTGGGAATTGTCGCCAATCTGAGACCGGTAAAGAGACTTGATGTTTTTATTCGGATGGCCGCATCACTTCCAAACCAAAACGTATATTTCATGATAATCGGGAAGGGCGATGAACGCGACAATTTACTAAATCTTGCTCGCGAGATGAAATTGGATTCGCGGCTGATAATAACTCATTCTGCCGAGAACATATATGATTACATTTCGCTATTCGATATCGGGGTCCTGACATCCGATTCCGAGGGCCTTTCCAATACGTTGATTGAATACCAGTTATGCGGCATACCGGCCGTTGCCTTTGAGGTCGGAGGGAATGGCGAAATCATTGTTGATGGTCAGACCGGATTTCTTATTGCCGAAAAGGACCCGCTGGTGATGGCGGAGAGAATCAGTCTACTATTGAATGACCGGCCATTGCGCGATGAGATGGGTCGTGCCGCCGCCGCCTCCGCTAAAACAAGGTTTGCGGGGGATAAAATGATAAAAGATACCTGCGATTTTTACAAATCCATTGCGGGAAGCAATTAA
- a CDS encoding phenylacetate--CoA ligase family protein, with protein MDFKRYLIEKIFRPLYFFKEGQNWGPIQKYLADSQYFPDEKLKEIQLENLKALVKYASEHCRYYHDLFESWGISSSAINSLSDLEKIPILGKEDIRNSLDLMISDEFERDRLYPIRTGGSTGYPLKLFSDSHGMEFRQCVALRHDFWAGYSPGKKLAAIWGDTDKKYTFKEKLRNALLQRTIYLDTLKMNREYMLGFVKRVRKFKPKYMMGHSHSIYMLACFVEKNKIDILDLEGIITTAEMLYDNERKKIEAVFGNVVYNRYGCEEVGLIASECERHDGLHINADGLIVEAVGATETEPGRLIITDLKNHAVPLIRYEIGDLATVRNDPCACGRGLPRLGKITGRTSDFLYTPDGRMISGISILDTYVIHIEGFDQVQIVQNKIDELDFNIVKSDNFTGKSVEILKETIQKVFGAPMKCNINYVDEIPATARGKFRFTVCNIDEPGR; from the coding sequence ATGGATTTCAAGAGGTATCTGATCGAAAAAATATTTCGACCGCTCTATTTCTTTAAGGAAGGACAAAACTGGGGCCCGATACAAAAATATCTGGCCGACTCTCAATATTTCCCGGATGAGAAATTGAAGGAAATCCAGCTGGAGAATTTGAAAGCACTGGTGAAATATGCTTCGGAGCATTGCCGGTACTACCATGACCTTTTCGAGAGTTGGGGTATTTCATCGTCCGCTATCAACTCCCTTTCGGATCTTGAAAAAATACCGATTCTCGGGAAGGAAGATATCAGAAATAGTCTTGACCTGATGATTTCGGATGAATTCGAAAGGGACAGGCTGTATCCGATCCGGACCGGCGGTTCAACCGGTTATCCGTTGAAGCTGTTTTCCGACAGTCACGGAATGGAATTTCGCCAGTGTGTGGCTCTCCGACACGATTTCTGGGCGGGGTACAGCCCCGGCAAAAAACTGGCGGCCATCTGGGGCGATACCGACAAGAAATACACTTTCAAGGAGAAACTGCGGAACGCTCTTCTGCAACGCACCATATATCTCGACACGCTGAAAATGAACCGGGAGTATATGCTGGGATTTGTGAAGAGAGTGCGTAAATTCAAACCGAAATATATGATGGGGCATTCTCATTCGATTTATATGCTGGCCTGTTTTGTTGAAAAGAACAAAATCGATATCCTCGACCTGGAGGGGATAATCACCACGGCCGAGATGCTGTACGATAATGAGCGGAAGAAGATCGAAGCAGTGTTTGGAAATGTCGTATACAATCGGTACGGCTGTGAGGAAGTCGGATTGATTGCCTCGGAATGCGAGCGGCATGACGGCCTGCATATCAATGCCGACGGGTTGATTGTCGAAGCGGTCGGGGCCACCGAAACAGAGCCGGGCCGGTTGATTATTACGGACTTGAAAAACCACGCGGTCCCCCTGATTCGCTATGAAATAGGTGATCTGGCCACTGTCAGGAACGATCCCTGCGCCTGTGGCCGGGGGCTCCCGAGACTCGGAAAAATAACCGGCCGAACCTCGGATTTCCTGTATACTCCCGATGGGCGGATGATTTCCGGGATTTCCATTCTGGATACCTACGTTATACATATCGAGGGTTTTGACCAGGTACAGATTGTCCAGAACAAAATCGATGAGCTTGATTTCAACATTGTCAAATCCGATAATTTTACCGGGAAATCGGTTGAGATTCTGAAGGAAACGATTCAAAAGGTTTTCGGCGCGCCGATGAAATGTAATATAAATTATGTCGATGAAATCCCGGCCACCGCCAGGGGAAAATTTCGCTTCACGGTATGCAATATTGATGAGCCCGGCCGATAG
- a CDS encoding glycosyltransferase, with translation MNILIIDEEFPYPLNSGKNIRNFNLARHLAKSNRVYYLAYGRDESDGFRFMASAGMTPIAVDEIDRKQTGPAFYLKLLMNIFSPRPYIVTSHYSARFESKLVDLLKETGFDILAAQWTPYALFMKNIKNVKKILLTQNIESAIWQRYYENESNPLRRWYINLQRKKIDNFERQCLTWVNGATAVSESEATTLKELNKNCPVEIIENGVDIEYFSPKQTEVDPNLLTFTGSMDWRPNQDAVLYFVQEIFPLLKNINPRVKTLIVGRTPPEKIKTLSRIDGIEVTGTVDDVRPYIARAALYIVPLRIGGGSRLKILEAMAMKKPVVSTTIGAEGLYVGDGENIILADNPHYFAEACAGALRDREASAALAENGFNLVHQRYSWNTIGDRLQDFFNMVLTGKTV, from the coding sequence ATGAATATTCTGATAATAGACGAAGAATTTCCATACCCTCTCAATTCCGGGAAAAATATCCGGAATTTCAATCTGGCCAGACACTTGGCAAAGAGCAACAGGGTCTATTATCTGGCTTATGGCAGGGATGAGTCCGATGGTTTCAGGTTTATGGCCTCGGCCGGGATGACCCCCATTGCGGTGGATGAAATCGACCGGAAACAAACCGGGCCGGCCTTTTATTTGAAATTGCTGATGAATATTTTTTCGCCGAGGCCATATATAGTGACCAGTCACTATTCCGCCAGGTTTGAAAGTAAATTGGTTGATCTTCTGAAAGAAACCGGATTCGATATTCTGGCCGCCCAATGGACCCCTTACGCTCTTTTTATGAAAAATATTAAGAATGTTAAAAAAATCCTTCTGACCCAGAATATAGAATCAGCTATCTGGCAAAGGTACTATGAGAATGAATCGAATCCGCTCAGGCGATGGTATATTAATCTTCAAAGAAAGAAAATCGATAATTTCGAACGGCAGTGCCTGACATGGGTCAATGGGGCAACAGCAGTATCGGAGTCCGAAGCGACGACCTTAAAAGAATTAAATAAGAATTGCCCGGTTGAAATTATTGAAAACGGCGTTGACATCGAATATTTCAGTCCAAAACAGACCGAAGTTGATCCCAACCTGCTGACCTTTACCGGTTCCATGGACTGGCGTCCCAACCAGGATGCCGTTTTATATTTTGTTCAGGAAATATTTCCGCTTCTGAAAAATATCAATCCCCGGGTGAAAACCCTGATAGTCGGGCGGACGCCCCCCGAGAAAATAAAGACTCTGTCCCGTATTGACGGTATCGAGGTGACCGGGACGGTGGATGATGTTCGGCCCTATATCGCCCGCGCGGCTCTTTATATCGTTCCGCTTCGGATCGGCGGGGGATCGCGACTTAAGATACTTGAAGCCATGGCCATGAAAAAGCCGGTGGTTTCGACGACTATTGGTGCTGAGGGTTTGTATGTCGGGGACGGGGAAAATATTATTCTGGCTGATAATCCCCACTACTTTGCCGAAGCCTGCGCCGGGGCCCTGCGGGATCGGGAGGCCTCGGCGGCTCTGGCCGAAAATGGTTTCAATCTGGTTCATCAGAGATACAGCTGGAATACGATCGGCGATAGACTGCAAGATTTTTTCAACATGGTACTGACGGGAAAAACAGTTTGA
- a CDS encoding glycosyltransferase family 4 protein, translating into MKNGKNVILHLRGSEFYGSPERLIVGQVVSLDDFEFVCATYLKPGQSSEYLEELRKRNITCAEITGERPLDLNIPRQIRDIIGDYGVDLVVTHEYKSNFYGYLALRKLPVPQVAHFHGWTQEGPRVKLYNWLDRRILPRVDAVITVSHATAGLLRKAGVGSDKIEVVYNAVEFDDSYIPPIRTRGNRVKIGYIGRLSYEKGLHVLLTALRDLKNLPIPFVLEIYGSGPEKSTLKAMVEEFGLSDQVVFMGFRKDIDEVYKTLDFLVLPSLSEGHPVTILEAWKHGLGIIASRAGGIPEVVENGKEGILVDVGDTTSLSGAITKGLEDSNLMDLYGSNGLERLKREFTFKAHTGKISALYKRLLEQS; encoded by the coding sequence TTGAAAAACGGCAAAAATGTAATTCTGCATCTCCGGGGATCGGAGTTTTACGGCAGTCCGGAACGTTTGATTGTCGGGCAGGTGGTGAGTCTGGATGATTTTGAATTCGTCTGTGCCACCTACCTGAAACCAGGCCAATCCAGCGAATATCTCGAAGAATTACGCAAAAGAAATATCACATGTGCCGAAATCACGGGGGAACGCCCTCTTGATTTAAATATCCCCCGGCAGATCAGGGACATAATAGGCGATTATGGGGTCGATCTGGTCGTCACTCATGAATATAAATCAAATTTCTATGGTTATCTGGCCCTGCGAAAACTGCCGGTTCCACAAGTTGCCCATTTTCACGGCTGGACACAGGAAGGGCCGCGGGTTAAATTATACAACTGGCTTGACCGCCGAATTCTCCCCCGGGTGGATGCCGTTATTACGGTTTCTCATGCCACCGCCGGGCTTTTGAGGAAGGCGGGTGTCGGGTCGGATAAAATTGAGGTTGTTTATAATGCGGTCGAGTTCGATGATTCTTATATTCCACCCATCAGAACCAGAGGCAACAGGGTAAAGATCGGTTATATTGGCCGGTTAAGTTATGAAAAGGGGCTTCATGTTCTTTTGACAGCGCTGCGTGATTTGAAAAATTTGCCGATCCCGTTTGTACTTGAAATCTATGGAAGCGGCCCGGAAAAATCGACATTGAAAGCAATGGTGGAGGAGTTCGGCCTTTCAGATCAGGTGGTTTTCATGGGTTTCCGCAAAGACATTGATGAAGTCTATAAAACGCTCGACTTCCTGGTTCTCCCGTCGCTTTCGGAAGGTCACCCGGTTACTATTCTCGAAGCCTGGAAACATGGCCTGGGTATAATTGCATCCAGGGCCGGCGGGATTCCAGAGGTTGTGGAGAACGGGAAAGAAGGAATCCTTGTGGATGTGGGAGATACTACAAGTCTTTCCGGGGCAATAACGAAAGGGCTGGAGGATTCAAACCTGATGGATCTGTATGGCTCAAATGGTCTGGAACGTCTTAAAAGGGAATTTACCTTTAAAGCCCACACCGGAAAAATATCCGCGCTGTATAAAAGGCTTCTGGAACAGAGTTGA
- a CDS encoding O-antigen ligase family protein, whose protein sequence is MIFLMDYYPEFALVPFMLIIGVVAAYVILAKPFTGLMIYLVFLLIRPQEFVPFLMAVPIPLERIVAIMLIVSMLIFLKREYRMKINITSIDYGIVIFILVCLLSVVSAIWITGAWETWNKLLRLGIVYLFISQLIRNRKQFKGYVIFVILAAAFHASAAVIRYYMGIRELEMGIERATGIDLSYGDPNSLAPTIIYTLPLVYCYFVSTSSKMIKAFLIMISLVMLWCVVLTGSRTGFAGLAFFGLMVLYFNKSKFRNLIIILIAMFVLIPFIPGQYIERFESITDLGSNNGAAQSAHGRIDGLILGMKMMLDRPILGYGIGCYGIANALIYTHYYYESHSLPGQIFGELGLLGLIVFIIWMYALFKGIKRLKQYFSKFRDRDKFLYNVVIALNIELLLLFFIGLAGHNLYRYNWFILSGAVTVLLNMIRSDGPIGEPEPGPGPTEAV, encoded by the coding sequence ATGATTTTCCTGATGGATTATTATCCCGAATTTGCCCTGGTACCGTTCATGTTGATCATAGGTGTTGTCGCCGCCTATGTAATCCTTGCCAAACCCTTTACAGGGCTCATGATTTACCTTGTCTTCCTGTTAATCCGTCCGCAGGAATTCGTTCCTTTCCTGATGGCGGTGCCCATCCCGCTGGAACGGATAGTGGCCATTATGCTCATTGTCAGTATGTTGATTTTCCTGAAAAGAGAATACCGGATGAAAATCAACATTACCAGTATCGATTACGGTATTGTCATATTCATACTGGTTTGTTTGTTGTCTGTTGTTTCAGCTATCTGGATCACCGGAGCCTGGGAAACATGGAACAAGTTACTTCGCCTGGGGATCGTCTATTTATTCATAAGTCAGTTGATCAGAAATCGGAAGCAGTTTAAAGGTTATGTTATTTTTGTTATCCTGGCGGCCGCTTTCCATGCCTCGGCGGCGGTTATAAGGTACTATATGGGTATCAGGGAACTGGAAATGGGCATTGAAAGAGCCACCGGCATCGATCTTTCCTACGGCGACCCGAACTCCCTGGCTCCGACTATCATTTATACGCTTCCATTAGTATACTGCTATTTTGTTTCGACTTCATCTAAGATGATAAAAGCTTTTCTGATTATGATCAGTCTGGTTATGCTGTGGTGCGTTGTTTTAACCGGTTCCAGAACCGGTTTTGCCGGCCTGGCATTCTTTGGCCTGATGGTTTTGTATTTCAATAAATCAAAATTCAGAAACCTGATCATCATCCTGATTGCGATGTTTGTCTTGATACCTTTTATTCCCGGTCAGTATATAGAACGTTTCGAAAGTATAACCGACCTCGGTTCCAACAACGGGGCGGCTCAATCGGCGCATGGTCGTATTGACGGATTAATCCTGGGGATGAAAATGATGCTTGATCGTCCAATTTTGGGATATGGTATAGGATGTTATGGTATCGCCAATGCTCTTATCTATACCCATTATTACTACGAGTCGCACAGCCTGCCGGGGCAGATTTTCGGAGAACTTGGTCTTCTTGGCCTGATTGTCTTTATTATCTGGATGTACGCGCTTTTCAAAGGCATTAAAAGATTAAAGCAGTATTTCTCGAAATTTAGGGATCGGGATAAGTTTTTGTATAACGTCGTCATTGCCCTCAATATAGAATTATTGCTATTGTTTTTTATTGGCCTGGCGGGACATAACCTGTATCGTTATAACTGGTTTATTCTATCCGGTGCGGTGACGGTATTACTGAATATGATCAGATCCGACGGGCCCATAGGAGAACCGGAACCCGGACCGGGGCCCACCGAAGCGGTCTGA
- a CDS encoding GNAT family N-acetyltransferase: protein MVFKLITDFDEFMTLRQPWNELLDNSDVNHAFMRHEWFECWIKNFLNNGRMSLQTAWMDGILMGVAPLYIIRRKRKGVPFKIKSFLRASISPRCNFILHDSIDPNPFFDSVLTIGNWDFMELMSVDPGQKTTRRFIEYLDSERNYVVEKGIQSPYEILNMNWEAFEKSRSKGNRKNFRNSVNRMKKSGEYTIIKLQNPQEFEKHHEDLLSISSRSWKTEGGTDLKTDFKMASFYRDLGQIGARAGFVTAYILVLNDIPIAFDYYLSHNHRLVGLRWEYDDEYRYQMPGVVLHAHVIRDILKDGHSWELDLAGMVTEAKTGLAKDIRGHVDITVGRPGLKGDLLMFFKKRLVGRRAISENIPVVEDL, encoded by the coding sequence ATGGTCTTTAAACTGATAACAGATTTCGATGAATTCATGACTCTGCGGCAGCCATGGAATGAACTACTGGATAACTCGGATGTCAATCATGCCTTTATGCGGCATGAATGGTTTGAGTGCTGGATAAAGAATTTTTTGAATAACGGCCGGATGTCTCTGCAGACCGCCTGGATGGATGGTATTTTAATGGGGGTGGCGCCGTTGTATATTATTCGCCGCAAGCGCAAGGGTGTGCCATTCAAGATTAAATCATTCCTGAGAGCCAGTATTTCTCCTCGCTGTAATTTTATCCTCCATGATTCGATTGACCCAAATCCCTTTTTTGATTCTGTCCTGACGATCGGGAATTGGGATTTTATGGAGTTGATGAGTGTTGATCCCGGGCAAAAAACCACCCGGCGGTTTATTGAATATCTTGATTCCGAGCGAAATTATGTGGTCGAGAAGGGCATCCAATCCCCCTATGAAATATTGAATATGAACTGGGAAGCCTTTGAAAAAAGCCGCTCCAAGGGTAATCGCAAGAATTTCCGGAATTCGGTGAACCGGATGAAAAAATCCGGGGAATATACTATTATTAAATTGCAGAATCCGCAGGAATTCGAAAAGCACCATGAAGACCTGTTGTCGATTTCCTCCCGGAGTTGGAAGACCGAAGGCGGGACTGATCTGAAGACTGATTTCAAAATGGCATCATTCTATCGCGATCTGGGTCAGATCGGGGCCAGGGCCGGGTTTGTCACAGCCTATATTCTGGTCCTTAACGATATCCCGATAGCCTTCGATTATTATCTCAGTCATAACCATCGGCTGGTCGGGCTTCGCTGGGAATATGATGATGAATATCGATATCAAATGCCCGGGGTGGTGCTTCACGCCCACGTAATCCGGGATATTTTAAAGGACGGCCATAGCTGGGAACTGGATCTGGCCGGGATGGTTACCGAAGCCAAAACCGGTCTGGCCAAAGATATTCGGGGGCATGTGGATATTACCGTCGGGCGGCCGGGACTGAAGGGTGATCTGCTAATGTTTTTCAAAAAAAGACTGGTCGGCCGTCGGGCTATTAGCGAAAATATTCCTGTGGTCGAAGATTTATGA
- a CDS encoding oligosaccharide flippase family protein, with product MENPKRLLLKNIVSNWASMAVSVVIGFFLSPFLVHNLGKAEYGILALVMSIITYTEFFDVGMRQSLARYLPKYYALKDYLSLNKLVNSSGMIYTAIATLTVIGTIVIVVFFVEFFKVPEMMVNVMKITLIIMGVNQAFNFLIMPWTALGPFHRYDLLNGTNIAKSILSALVTVYFISKGYGIVTIAVITIIFSFLSGIVRERMQHSIVPEIRFKIGYIEKGVIRQLLDYGIISFLIVVSTIVIFSTDNIVVGFFLSATAVTYFSIAGTLITHLRMLVNSIGVPLVPAISHLDASSNLDEISALYEKLTKYLYYLTISICLGILIFGRQFIYLWMGPDFDQTVTILYILVVPATIYLPQMMANSVLLGIGRLRPLLYILVSEALSNIILSVILVQIMGIYGVAWGTAIPQLIIYIFIYPRVFYKAIQGNLKKFYLNSLKMILSSVIFTLPVGLSVSRFIRIEGWLGFFINISITGVFIFAGFVMLVLSPEDRGRIFRGKSVKTMVSNKE from the coding sequence ATGGAAAATCCGAAGCGATTACTGCTGAAAAATATAGTCTCCAACTGGGCCTCGATGGCGGTGTCGGTTGTTATCGGCTTTTTCTTAAGCCCCTTTCTTGTCCATAATCTGGGCAAAGCGGAGTATGGAATTCTGGCCCTGGTGATGTCGATAATCACGTACACCGAGTTTTTCGATGTCGGCATGAGACAGAGCCTGGCGAGATATTTGCCGAAATATTACGCCCTTAAAGATTATCTGAGCCTGAATAAACTTGTCAATTCCAGCGGAATGATATATACGGCCATCGCGACCCTGACGGTTATCGGAACTATCGTCATAGTGGTATTTTTCGTGGAGTTTTTTAAAGTCCCGGAAATGATGGTGAATGTTATGAAAATCACGCTCATCATCATGGGCGTCAACCAGGCCTTTAATTTTCTGATTATGCCGTGGACCGCCCTCGGACCGTTTCATCGCTACGATCTTCTCAACGGAACCAATATCGCCAAATCAATTTTGTCGGCCCTGGTCACGGTCTATTTCATTTCGAAAGGCTATGGTATCGTCACCATTGCCGTCATTACAATTATTTTCAGCTTTCTCTCGGGTATTGTCAGGGAACGCATGCAGCATAGCATTGTCCCCGAGATCCGATTCAAAATCGGATATATTGAGAAGGGTGTCATCCGCCAGTTGCTCGATTACGGCATTATCAGTTTTTTGATAGTCGTTTCCACGATTGTAATATTCAGTACCGATAATATCGTGGTCGGTTTTTTTCTCTCGGCCACGGCGGTGACATATTTCAGCATTGCGGGAACGCTGATTACTCATTTGCGGATGCTGGTGAATTCGATCGGGGTTCCGCTGGTTCCGGCCATCAGCCACCTGGATGCCTCCAGTAATCTCGATGAAATCTCGGCGCTTTATGAAAAGCTGACCAAATACCTGTATTATCTTACGATCAGTATCTGCCTGGGAATCCTGATTTTCGGCCGGCAGTTTATATACCTCTGGATGGGGCCTGATTTTGATCAAACCGTGACAATATTATATATTCTGGTTGTACCGGCAACCATATATCTTCCACAGATGATGGCCAATTCGGTTCTGCTGGGTATCGGGCGGCTTCGGCCCCTGCTTTATATCCTTGTCAGTGAAGCCCTCAGTAATATTATCCTGAGTGTTATACTGGTTCAAATAATGGGAATATACGGAGTGGCCTGGGGAACCGCGATTCCCCAGCTGATCATATACATTTTCATATACCCCAGAGTATTTTATAAAGCCATTCAAGGCAATCTGAAGAAGTTCTATCTTAACAGCCTGAAGATGATCTTAAGCAGTGTGATTTTCACCCTTCCGGTCGGACTGTCGGTTTCAAGGTTCATTCGGATTGAGGGGTGGCTCGGGTTTTTCATCAATATTTCGATCACCGGCGTATTTATATTTGCCGGTTTTGTAATGCTTGTCCTTAGTCCCGAGGATCGAGGACGGATTTTCCGCGGAAAATCCGTAAAAACAATGGTCAGCAATAAGGAATAG
- a CDS encoding polysaccharide deacetylase family protein, whose protein sequence is MFWFHRIVRRRYLLIIFTFHRIVPGGKAGLFYSPYDRGFPPEVLDKAITTIRKYLKIIKYDDFVECVIGDKKLEADSALITFDDADGDFDEYALPVLNKHDVCCTVFVPTGFVETGNLFWHVRISNLIHNLNDDDTRIKITNNTGLPDSVREIFSGGIPPDLPGRKALCYKLILGLNKLPDTEIKTVIDILGEIIEIKNKLPIGTMNWAQLKKIYAEGHSLESHSLTHRKLAGLNKDEVYRELVESKEKIEREIGNVVTGICYPAGSHSDMVAEQADRAGYKIGFTTRPGICRYPLYEENRFMIPRIDICDYREYAMHKILGMMVLKELFR, encoded by the coding sequence ATGTTCTGGTTTCATAGAATTGTCCGTAGAAGATATCTGCTGATTATTTTCACTTTCCACAGGATTGTCCCGGGGGGAAAGGCCGGACTTTTTTATTCACCGTATGATAGAGGTTTCCCGCCCGAGGTTCTCGATAAAGCAATCACAACCATCAGGAAATATCTGAAAATAATAAAATACGATGATTTTGTGGAATGTGTTATCGGAGATAAAAAACTCGAAGCCGATTCCGCTCTTATTACTTTTGATGACGCCGATGGGGATTTTGACGAATATGCACTGCCGGTATTAAATAAACATGATGTCTGTTGCACTGTTTTCGTTCCCACCGGCTTTGTGGAAACCGGGAATTTATTCTGGCATGTCAGGATTTCGAACCTGATTCATAATTTGAATGATGATGACACGAGGATAAAAATCACCAACAATACCGGTCTTCCTGACTCGGTAAGAGAAATTTTCTCAGGGGGTATCCCTCCTGATTTACCCGGCAGGAAAGCTCTCTGTTATAAGTTGATTCTCGGTTTGAATAAGTTGCCAGATACTGAAATCAAGACCGTAATTGACATACTGGGGGAGATTATAGAAATCAAGAATAAACTGCCTATCGGGACTATGAATTGGGCACAACTTAAAAAAATATATGCCGAGGGTCACAGCCTGGAATCGCATTCGTTAACCCATCGAAAACTCGCCGGACTGAATAAGGATGAAGTCTACCGGGAATTGGTGGAATCGAAAGAGAAAATCGAGCGTGAAATCGGAAACGTGGTGACCGGGATATGTTACCCGGCCGGTTCCCATAGCGACATGGTGGCCGAACAGGCCGATCGGGCGGGGTATAAAATCGGTTTTACAACCAGACCGGGAATCTGCCGATATCCTTTGTATGAAGAGAATCGGTTTATGATTCCGAGAATCGACATATGCGATTACCGCGAATATGCCATGCATAAGATTCTGGGAATGATGGTTTTAAAGGAGTTATTTCGCTGA